The genome window AATGCGAGCGGCTTCAGAGGAGTATGATTGGAATTTAAACTATGGCGAAATTGCAATGATTTTCCGTGGTGGATGCATCATCCGTGCGCAATTCCTTCAAAAAATCAAGGAAGCGTATGATCGTGATCCAGGACTTGCAAATTTATTGCTTGATCCGTATTTCCAAGATATTATTGAAAATTACCAATCAGCTATGCGTGAGGTTGTATCAGTAGCTGTTCAAAACGGCATTCCAGTTCCTTGTTTCTCAAGTGCAATTGCCTATTTTGACAGCTATCGTACAAAAACATTACCTGCAAACTTATTGCAGGCACAACGTGACTACTTTGGTGCTCATACATACCAACGTGTGGATAAGGAAGGTACATTCCATACAAATTGGATGGAAAAATAATAAAACAGCCCCCGTTTCTTATGGAACCGGGGTTTGATTTTTTACTTAGGGCTCTTTTCTAGAATTTTGTTGCTTTTCGTACAATTATTCTGGGTGTATTCCAGTTTTAGAAGCAAATCGAGGTAGGATTAGAAACGAGCAACACTCTTTATGTATAGAAGTATCTAGATACTAAGGTGAAAATCAAACTTTTGGAATTTTTGCGAGAAATTCACAATCTATACGAGAACAGCTTACTAAAAAGAAATATGTATAATAGAATGAAGAATAATAAACAATAGCAAGGCTAATAGGAAAAGAGGGATCGTATGGAGAACGGTTATACTCATTTTAATAAAACCTTATATTACAGCACAGTGCTTGTTGTAATTGCACTAATGCTTCTTGGTCTTTTTGTAGATAATCCACTTCGTCCCTATCATACAACAGGGTATATTACACATGTCGTTCTTGTTATCCTTTTTTCTATTTGTTTATTTATGTACCCAACATTTGCAACTCGTAGCCTGAGATTTATCATCATCATTGTAGCATCAACCTACTTCTATACGATTTTTTTCTTATATCCTGATACGTGGTCTAACTTTATTTTTTTATGCTTTATACCTGCCATTTCAATTCTTTTTTATGATAAAAGACTTTTTCATTTTTCTTTACTATTCAATACGATCTCAGTTATTTTGCTCTTTAGCTATATTACATTAGATGACCGAGGAATACTGTATTCATACATAAGGGAAGACTTAATCGGAAATAGTATAAACTTTTTAGGTAGCCAAGCAATCTTGTACTTTATCTTTTATTTATCGTACGGACGGTTAAAGAAGCAGAGACTTTACTATGAACAAATTAAACAATCAGAACGGCTAAAAACAACAGGACAACTGGCTGCTGCGGTGGCACATGAAATTAGAAACCCCTTAACCGTTGTGAAAGGTTTCTTACAGTTATATGAACAAGAGAGTGTAAATAATGAGAGTAGTAAGCGGCATTACTCGTTAATGATTAATGAATTAAACACAGCTGAACAAGTAATTTCTCAATTTTTATCTGTTGCAAAGCCGGACAAGGACAGTGAGACCGAGTTGGTAAATGTGAAGGAGGTTCTTAGTAGTGTAACAGATTTACTAAGCTCTTATGGTCTTTTGCATGACAATAAGGTTGAACTTACTGCAATTGATAATTGTTTTATAGCAGCAAATACGATTGAGTTTAAACAGCTGTTAATAAATATTATTAAAAATGCCATTGAAGCATCTAAAGTTGGTGATTGTGTAGTTATATCAGCTGAAAGAAAAAAAGGCATCGTTGAAATCAAAGTAGTGGATAATGGCAACGGGATGACAAAGGAAGAAATTAATTCTCTTGGAACACCATTTTACTCATTAAAAACCAAAGGTACTGGACTCGGAATGATGATTTGCTTTAACATTGCGACAAAATATAATGGAGTTATTCTTTTTGATAGCGTGAAGAATAAAGGAACTACGGTTACAATTAGGTTTCCAGCATCTAGATGAGTTAAACGTTTTTGAATGATCAATATGTTTTAGCTAGGATAATGGATACATTCTCTAACTTATATAAATTTTATTCAACTGTTGAAATCTATTGTTTTACCCACTGCTAGAATTGGACATACTACGTCTATATGAGGAGAAATGGGCAGGTGGTTAGAATGATAGAATTAACACTAGAAGAAAGAAAACAAAAGATAAAGTCCCTTTTAGAAGATGAAAGTCTCATTGATCTTCTTCAAAATTATATTACTTTATCAATAGATAGTAAGAAAATGAATGATAATCTAGCTTCTAGAATTCTCCGTTCTGAAAATGAAGCACTTATAGCAAGTAGTACAGAGATTGAAACATTATTATACTCTCAATTATATAAGTTAAGAAATTTAATCATAAGAAAATGTGGAATTGATATTGAATTATTTGAGGAAATTTGGGATGACAAAGAGGGCCTGGTTTTGTTTGATATTTATATGAGCAAAATGATTGAGGAGGATCACTATCCTCATGGAAGCATTAATAAATCATATATAAAATTGTTAGTTGCTTCTCTTGTTAATATTGAATTTTATCGCGTATAAATAGAAGTGAGGCTGGGACATAACTTAATAGTCTATCCCTATATAGGAACATTGTATAAGTTATTATTCTAATAATTTTGTTACTAAATTAACTAGTTGAGTTGGAAGAATAGCGTTCTATTACGCTACAGCCACTCGCTTTCCGTGGGGAGGAACCTGAGCCTCCTCAGCTTCGCCTGCGGGGTCTCAGCCTTTCCTCTATCTCCCACAGGAGTCGAGTGGCTTTCGCTCCATTCCACAGTGTTATAATTATATGCTTTTAAGCATTGTACAGAATAAATACAAATCAATTTAAAAACAAATAAAGAACCGAATTATTAGGCGAAAGATCAATTGAAATACCTCCTAATAGTTCGGTTTTCTCATTGACTGAAATGTGTATGTCCCATCCTCATTTTTACGAATGTTTACAAATTGTTATTATGTACGAAAAATGCTTTAGGTGGAGACTCCATCCAGCCTTTCTCTATTAAGATGTTTGCTCCATTATCTAATCAGTACTACGATAAGAAAAGACCAGATCATCTGGAATCTGGCCTGTTTGTATCAAAATATACTATGCCTGCATACCTTCGAATAGTAAGACTCTAGTCGGGGCTGCGTCTGTTCCGATTAATTTCATAGGTGCTGCCACCATATAGTAATCACCAGCTGGAACATCTTTTAGACGTACTCCTTCAATGACCACGATGTTTTTCGAAAATAATGCTTTATGTGTGGGATGTCCCTCTTGACTGCGTTCTACTCCAAGTGCATCAATCGCAAGGCCACGTATTTCTAGTTCTGCTAAATACTGAGCTCCGTCCTCTTTTAAATAAATGAAATCAAAGTTAAACTCTTCGTCAAAAGAATTCTTCGTCTTAAATAACAGAAAATCACCTTTTTGTATGTGATGAACTTCTAAATCCTTTTTAGTAATTCCATCTTCAACTTCTGTTAAGTCCAGTACCTTTGATGATCCAATGATGTTTTCAATATCAATGGTTTCAATTGTTGCACCGTCATTCATCATGTGAAGTGGTGCATCCATATGTGTACCAGAATGAACGTCAAGTGAGATTCTTGTTTCGGTTACATGTCCATTCGTAACAGTATCAAATGTAGGCTGCTTTTCAGGTTTATTCTTATAAACAGGCATTCCCACATAGATGGGAGTTGTTATATCATACATTTTCATTTATTTCACCTCTATTTATTCGCTTAATGGCCACCAGTGGAAACCGTCATTTTCTAGGAGCTTATCAGCTTTTTCTGGACCAAGTGAGCCTGATTTGTAATTCGGGAAGTCAGTTGCTTTATTTGTAGCCCACGCTTCAGAAATAGTATCAATAAACTTCCAGGACAACCCAACCTCATCCCAATGAGCAAAGTTTGTTGCATCACCACGTAAGCAATCATATATCAAACGCTCATAAGCCTCTGGTGTATTCATACTGTTTTGACTCTTGCTGCTAAATTCCATTTTAATTGGTGTTGTTTCCCCTGTAGGACCTGACTTCTTCGCGTTAATATGTAATGTAATACCTTCTTCTGGTTGAATGTGAATGACAAGCACATTCGGACGTCTCTCTTCACCTACAGGGAAGTATAGATTCATCGGCATGTCTTTAAATTCAATGACAATTTTCGTTGATTTGACGGCCATTCGTTTTCCTGTTCGGATGTAAAATGGAACACCAGCCCAACGGAAGTTATCAATTAAAAGCTTTCCAGCAACAAATGTCTCAGTATTCGACTCAGGCTCAGTCCCATTTTCATCACGGTAGCCTCGTACTTCTTTGTCGCCCACATGACCTGCCCCGTATTGACCTCTTACGAAATACTGATCCACCTCGTCCACTGAAATGGCACGCAAGGACCGTAATACTTTTACCTTTTCACTTCGGATTTCTTCCGTATTTAAGCGACTCGGAGGTTCCATTGCAAGAAGGGCAACCATTTGAATCATATGGTTTTGGACCATATCACGAAGGGCACCAGACTTTTCATAGTAGCTTGCACGTTCTCCAACCCCTAGCGTTTCACTGGATGTTACTTGGATATTTGATATGTAACGATTGTTCCATAACGGTTCAAAAAGTGCATTAGCAAATCGAATTACTTCTATATTTTGGACCATCTCTTTTCCGAGGTAATGGTCAATAC of Bacillus sp. BGMRC 2118 contains these proteins:
- a CDS encoding HAMP domain-containing histidine kinase — translated: MENGYTHFNKTLYYSTVLVVIALMLLGLFVDNPLRPYHTTGYITHVVLVILFSICLFMYPTFATRSLRFIIIIVASTYFYTIFFLYPDTWSNFIFLCFIPAISILFYDKRLFHFSLLFNTISVILLFSYITLDDRGILYSYIREDLIGNSINFLGSQAILYFIFYLSYGRLKKQRLYYEQIKQSERLKTTGQLAAAVAHEIRNPLTVVKGFLQLYEQESVNNESSKRHYSLMINELNTAEQVISQFLSVAKPDKDSETELVNVKEVLSSVTDLLSSYGLLHDNKVELTAIDNCFIAANTIEFKQLLINIIKNAIEASKVGDCVVISAERKKGIVEIKVVDNGNGMTKEEINSLGTPFYSLKTKGTGLGMMICFNIATKYNGVILFDSVKNKGTTVTIRFPASR
- a CDS encoding glucose-6-phosphate dehydrogenase is translated as MNIENPKSLIVIFGATGDLANRKLFPSIYRLYLNGKLSEEFAVVGVARRANSNEQFRENVRIALLEAKLDDSKIDQFCDHFYYHPFDVTNKESYLDLKHLLENLDTTYHTAGNRIFYLAMAPEFFGTIATKLQSEGLTDTAGWKRLMIEKPFGRDLPSARELNKQIRSAFTEDEIYRIDHYLGKEMVQNIEVIRFANALFEPLWNNRYISNIQVTSSETLGVGERASYYEKSGALRDMVQNHMIQMVALLAMEPPSRLNTEEIRSEKVKVLRSLRAISVDEVDQYFVRGQYGAGHVGDKEVRGYRDENGTEPESNTETFVAGKLLIDNFRWAGVPFYIRTGKRMAVKSTKIVIEFKDMPMNLYFPVGEERRPNVLVIHIQPEEGITLHINAKKSGPTGETTPIKMEFSSKSQNSMNTPEAYERLIYDCLRGDATNFAHWDEVGLSWKFIDTISEAWATNKATDFPNYKSGSLGPEKADKLLENDGFHWWPLSE
- a CDS encoding cyclase family protein; translated protein: MKMYDITTPIYVGMPVYKNKPEKQPTFDTVTNGHVTETRISLDVHSGTHMDAPLHMMNDGATIETIDIENIIGSSKVLDLTEVEDGITKKDLEVHHIQKGDFLLFKTKNSFDEEFNFDFIYLKEDGAQYLAELEIRGLAIDALGVERSQEGHPTHKALFSKNIVVIEGVRLKDVPAGDYYMVAAPMKLIGTDAAPTRVLLFEGMQA